The following proteins are encoded in a genomic region of Panthera leo isolate Ple1 chromosome F2, P.leo_Ple1_pat1.1, whole genome shotgun sequence:
- the FAM83A gene encoding protein FAM83A isoform X2 — MSRSRHVGKIRKRLEDVKSQWVRPARADFSDNESARLATDALLDGGPEAYWQALGQEGEVDFLSSVEAQYIQAQAKQPPCAPEPPGGAEAGPKGLDSCSLQSGTYFPVASEGSEPTLLHSWTSAQKPYLKEKSSATVYFQTDKHNNIRDLIRRCITRTSQNISIRSVEGEVYCAKSGRKFAGQIQEKFIISDWRYVLSGSYSFTWLCGHVHRNILSKFTGPAVELFDEEFRHLYASSKPVMGPKSPRLAAPLQPRAGHSPPPGRLSGSSCSASDHTSSNPFSSPSTGSNPQNRTLSASSGPGSPLAPNPPPPPRPQPHHGPWGAPSPQTHFCPRPHDSTLAPYSNLNAYRPTRLQLEQLGLVPRAAHIWRPFLQASPHF, encoded by the exons ATGAGCCGGTCAAGGCATGTGGGCAAGATCCGGAAACGCCTGGAAGATGTCAAGAGCCAGTGGGTCCGGCCGGCCAGGGCTGACTTCAGCGACAATGAGAGTGCCCGGCTGGCCACAGACGCCCTCCTGGATGGGGGTCCCGAGGCCTACTGGCAGGCACTTGGCCAGGAAGGTGAGGTAGACTTCTTGTCCTCGGTGGAGGCCCAGTACATCCAGGCCCAGGCCAAGCAGCCTCCTTGTGCCCCGGAgcccccaggaggggcagaggcgggtCCCAAGGGACTCGACTCCTGCTCCCTGCAGTCCGGTACCTACTTCCCCGTGGCCTCCGAGGGCAGCGAGCCGACCCTGTTGCACAGCTGGACCTCAGCCCAGAAGCCCTACCTGAAGGAAAAGTCCAGCGCCACCGTGTATTTCCAGACGGACAAGCACAACAACATCAGAGACCTCATTCGCCGCTGCATCACCCGGACCAGCCAG aacatttccatccgGAGTGTGGAAGGAGAGGTATACTGTGCCAAATCAGGCCGGAAGTTCGCCGGCCAAATCCAGGAGAAGTTTATCATCTCGGACTGGAGATACGTGCTGTCTGGATCGTACAG CTTCACCTGGCTCTGCGGCCACGTCCACCGGAACATCCTCTCCAAGTTCACGGGCCCGGCGGTGGAGCTGTTTGACGAGGAGTTCCGCCACCTCTACGCCTCCTCCAAGCCCGTGATGGGCCCAAAGTCTCCCAGGCTGGCGGCCCCCCTCCAGCCCAGAGCCGGCCACAGCCCCCCGCCCGGCCGCCTCAGTGGCAGTAGCTGCTCCGCCAGCGACCACACGTCCTCCAACCCCTTCAGCAGCCCCTCGACGGGCAGCAACCCCCAGAACCGGACTCTGTCGGCGTCGTCGGGGCCAGGCAGTCCCCTGGCTCCAAACCCACCTCCGCCCCCCAGGCCTCAGCCCCACCACGGCCCCTGGGGGGCCCCGAGCCCGCAGACCCACTTCTGCCCGAGGCCCCACGACAGCACGCTGGCTCCCTACAGCAACCTCAACGCCTACAGGCCCACTCGGCTGCAGCTCGAGCAGCTGGGCTTGGTGCCCAGGGCGGCCCACATCTGGAGGCCGTTTCTACAGGCCTCCCCTCATTTCTGA
- the FAM83A gene encoding protein FAM83A isoform X1: MSRSRHVGKIRKRLEDVKSQWVRPARADFSDNESARLATDALLDGGPEAYWQALGQEGEVDFLSSVEAQYIQAQAKQPPCAPEPPGGAEAGPKGLDSCSLQSGTYFPVASEGSEPTLLHSWTSAQKPYLKEKSSATVYFQTDKHNNIRDLIRRCITRTSQVLAILMDVFTDVEIFCDILEAANKRGVFVCVLLDQGGVKLFQEMCDKVQISDSHLKNISIRSVEGEVYCAKSGRKFAGQIQEKFIISDWRYVLSGSYSFTWLCGHVHRNILSKFTGPAVELFDEEFRHLYASSKPVMGPKSPRLAAPLQPRAGHSPPPGRLSGSSCSASDHTSSNPFSSPSTGSNPQNRTLSASSGPGSPLAPNPPPPPRPQPHHGPWGAPSPQTHFCPRPHDSTLAPYSNLNAYRPTRLQLEQLGLVPRAAHIWRPFLQASPHF, from the exons ATGAGCCGGTCAAGGCATGTGGGCAAGATCCGGAAACGCCTGGAAGATGTCAAGAGCCAGTGGGTCCGGCCGGCCAGGGCTGACTTCAGCGACAATGAGAGTGCCCGGCTGGCCACAGACGCCCTCCTGGATGGGGGTCCCGAGGCCTACTGGCAGGCACTTGGCCAGGAAGGTGAGGTAGACTTCTTGTCCTCGGTGGAGGCCCAGTACATCCAGGCCCAGGCCAAGCAGCCTCCTTGTGCCCCGGAgcccccaggaggggcagaggcgggtCCCAAGGGACTCGACTCCTGCTCCCTGCAGTCCGGTACCTACTTCCCCGTGGCCTCCGAGGGCAGCGAGCCGACCCTGTTGCACAGCTGGACCTCAGCCCAGAAGCCCTACCTGAAGGAAAAGTCCAGCGCCACCGTGTATTTCCAGACGGACAAGCACAACAACATCAGAGACCTCATTCGCCGCTGCATCACCCGGACCAGCCAG GTCTTGGCCATCCTGATGGATGTGTTCACGGATGTGGAGATCTTCTGTGACATTCTAGAGGCTGCAAACAAGCGCGGGGTGTTTGTCTGTGTGCTGCTGGACCAGGGAGGTGTAAAGCTCTTCCAAGAGATGTGTGACAAAGTCCAGATCTCTGACAGCCACCTCAAG aacatttccatccgGAGTGTGGAAGGAGAGGTATACTGTGCCAAATCAGGCCGGAAGTTCGCCGGCCAAATCCAGGAGAAGTTTATCATCTCGGACTGGAGATACGTGCTGTCTGGATCGTACAG CTTCACCTGGCTCTGCGGCCACGTCCACCGGAACATCCTCTCCAAGTTCACGGGCCCGGCGGTGGAGCTGTTTGACGAGGAGTTCCGCCACCTCTACGCCTCCTCCAAGCCCGTGATGGGCCCAAAGTCTCCCAGGCTGGCGGCCCCCCTCCAGCCCAGAGCCGGCCACAGCCCCCCGCCCGGCCGCCTCAGTGGCAGTAGCTGCTCCGCCAGCGACCACACGTCCTCCAACCCCTTCAGCAGCCCCTCGACGGGCAGCAACCCCCAGAACCGGACTCTGTCGGCGTCGTCGGGGCCAGGCAGTCCCCTGGCTCCAAACCCACCTCCGCCCCCCAGGCCTCAGCCCCACCACGGCCCCTGGGGGGCCCCGAGCCCGCAGACCCACTTCTGCCCGAGGCCCCACGACAGCACGCTGGCTCCCTACAGCAACCTCAACGCCTACAGGCCCACTCGGCTGCAGCTCGAGCAGCTGGGCTTGGTGCCCAGGGCGGCCCACATCTGGAGGCCGTTTCTACAGGCCTCCCCTCATTTCTGA